In Polypterus senegalus isolate Bchr_013 unplaced genomic scaffold, ASM1683550v1 scaffold_2894, whole genome shotgun sequence, the following proteins share a genomic window:
- the LOC120519256 gene encoding phthioceranic/hydroxyphthioceranic acid synthase-like — protein DCDMAICGGVSCIIEPRVYVALSKAKMVSPDGTSKPFSSSADGYGRGEGCGIVLLKPLTKAMTDLHHIRGIITCSAVNQDGRTVTPITRPSMMQQEELLHSIYSKHVDPSHIQYIEAHGTGTPVGDPTEASSISNVVAKFRSTGSPSLVIGSVKGNIGHTESAAGIAGLIKVLLMMQHETIVPSLHYSKDSTSIDPEALNLKIPIKTEKWESSGPFGRAAGVNNFGFGGTNAHAVVQQYKETRVLNHRVQKTLKLFVLSAASEKAIHMTMADIVRKIDSSVSLELHDLAYTSACRRSHAKHRYRKAFVTSTLGNLTKQIQTSVKMKIAAAKSDRHLVFVFCGNGVTYKGMCKQLIKEENIFRQKIIEIENIFNDYDSIRLLDRLENETDYDDFSKPNIIQPLLFAIQVALSSLLSHWGIKPNAVLGHSVGEVAAAHCSGLLSLEDAVKVIYYRSLLQGKVTGGKMLVVSNFPVSDILGFVNDYSGKVNIAAFNSPRSCTLSGDAEAIDDVHQKLSSTFSSKSIFLHVLDVPAAYHSHMMDPILKVTEEKIGLLQTGPMTTDLISTVTGEFVSTGDFNTGHYWAKNIREPVAFEQAVKASVFGKKDLVFLEIGPRRALQRNIIEILGSETLIFPIVQPAKDYETLLTVVAKLFELGFDISWEQFYQGNETLPSPYPRYQFDRIKKEVSFEMVRQGKETVGSLAHPVLHCVGNNGTEFVCDISIDSSPYVYDHKNNGIAIVPGALYVELGLAAVFASLKPKLPLRSLRISADFHSPCIVNQNFIELKLQLEPFDGETTFNINSSKTTFASGSVQHNSLVHEKNILVKEIYKRCTIIVKSDEVYEKLFQAGFQYGPVFRQLREVNYGKEFEEAITKVKVPVEVLEELHEYCIHPVILDYFMQMTAVVVMSSSKPRPGFPSAVGSLIVSQPLQEDMFLYLRTTKETPEICEVCGAFTNEEGLVLAELQQVTIRFLGTHNSVVSKFFYQNNWKVVTEKPVSQIAPTALVFADLLGVARTLKAYLDPKSVFVSQKRQDQGSTVEINELLTKSNIQVNGRSFDMILFLWGIQNLSDLSSQMVLEHIVSCCEAYRQMILYLKENNLTFPVRTITYRTSEWTVDHINPGFALSGMTRACAAEIASLSFQLIDVSSVSNEDICALAEVISSYDGKHFPEVAINKGHIYTADISRTPINISNDVRPKISNPPSESVVLRTTDPYNITGLYAELTTDNEKPPGRQSVKVQIKKICLHSCDFFPVSFSDLSFAQTLYWNKHASTGHNLLVLDFCGVIAGVGRDVKKWKVGDPIVSCFPTMASSQVILPDSVCYDGHKFPSLMETPCLSHFILSWEILQITLPKVKQQKQLAIFTSAPESSLTKVLQFSAGRSGWMVSVEHYSQRQLNKYDAVVVLPPYDTQVLQEVCVSTAKHIVIVCENHGTHPLSKNLLRFESEETHVHVLQVSHIFQKAFLKKHKIDVYKWMKSIKLGTKDLNLNGKCLQSTVYSCSETMSLEHPGSYFTTKSIPLVIMDKVLENRDISCIPVHQNQRMFFKKNSVYIVTGGLSGLGFETVKFIAQRGGGYIVILSRTGPNPQRQLDIANLNNMFGTTISSICCDVGILRDVEKAVAAIRHTFPKVPIRGVFHSAVVLHDGLIQTLNKSHYEQVMRPKVAGVLNLHNTTSHCQLDYFVCYSSITSFVGNSAQTNYAAANSFLDTFCHYRRRLGLSGQSINWGALNLGLLLNKDSFQRFLESKGMMIMESSEILEGLENCLLQDNPQQAVCKFNFTNLNNHVLSQNASLRRRFFTVVTEELKNMKANVQQDLQVNSASSPDIYIKSLICEITHTNTEELKEDTSLYILGIDSMLAMTLQNRVFQERNVELPLITLLDSNTTVSMLISLLRETGQEEQQLSLKESEINDSEGEGTWF, from the exons GAGACTGTGACATGGCCATCTGTGGAGGTGTCAGTTGCATAATTGAACCGCGAGTTTATGTCGCTCTGAGCAAAGCCAAGATGGTGTCTCCTGATGGGACTTCCAAACCTTTCTCCAGCAGTGCAGATGGCTACGGAAGGGGAGAAGGATGTGGGATTGTTCTTCTAAAACCCTTAACAAAG gcaATGACAGATCTTCATCATATCAGAGGCATCATAACGTGCAGTGCTGTAAATCAAGATGGAAGAACAGTGACACCCATCACCAGACCATCAATGATGCAGCAGGAGGAGCTTCTACACAGTATTTATTCCAAACATGTCGACCCTTCACACATACAATATATAGAGGCTCATGGGACTGGAACACCAGTGGGTGATCCTACTGAGGCCAGCAGCATCTCTAATGTAGTTGCTAAATTTCGTTCAACTGGATCTCCAAGTCTTGTTATCGGCTCTGTAAAAGGTAACATTGGACACACTGAATCTGCAGCCGGTATAGCAGGGCTCATCAAAGTCCTCTTGATGATGCAACATGAAACCATTGTTCCATCCCTCCATTATTCCAAAGACAGCACCAGCATTGACCCAGAAGCTCTCAATCTTAAAATtccaattaaaacagaaaaatgggaaAGTAGTGGACCATTTGGTAGGGCTGCAGGAGTGAATAACTTTGGATTTGGTGGGACTAATGCACATGCTGTGGTGCAGCAATACAAAGAGACCCGGGTTCTGAATCACAGAGTTCAAAAGACACTGAAGCTGTTTGTACTCTCGGCAGCCTCAGAGAAAGCCATTCATATGACAATGGCTGACATTGTTAGGAAAATTGACAGCAGTGTGTCATTGGAGCTACACGACCTGGCATATACATCTGCATGTAGGAGAAGTCACGCCAAACACAGGTACCGAAAAGCCTTTGTAACATCGACTCTTGGGAATTTAACTAAGCAGATCCAAACCTCAGTCAAGATGAAAATAGCAGCTGCCAAATCCGATCGACACTTAGTGTTTGTGTTCTGTGGGAATGGAGTCACCTACAAAGGAATGTGCAAACAACTGATAAAGGAAGAAAATATATTTAGacagaaaattattgaaattgaaaacatttttaatgattatGATTCAATTCGTCTTCTAGACCGGttggaaaatgaaacagactaTGATGATTTCTCCAAGCCAAATATCATCCAGCCATTGCTGTTTGCCATCCAGGTGGCCTTATCGAGCCTTCTGAGTCATTGGGGTATAAAGCCAAATGCTGTTTTGGGTCACTCTGTAGGTGAGGTTGCAGCTGCACATTGCTCAGGTCTGCTCTCCCTTGAGGATGCTGTAAAAGTCATTTACTATCGAAGCCTCTTGCAGGGTAAAGTCACCGGAGGTAAGATGCTTGTTGTCAGCAACTTTCCTGTTTCTGATATATTAGGCTTTGTTAATGATTATTCTGGGAAAGTCAATATTGCTGCCTTCAACAGCCCCAGATCGTGCACATTATCAGGTGATGCAGAGGCCATAGATGATGTTCACCAGAAGTTATCATCAACTTTTAGCTCCAAGAGTATTTTTTTGCACGTCTTAGATGTCCCTGCTGCTTATCACAGTCATATGATGGATCCCATTTTGAAGGTAACTGAGGAGAAAATTGGGCTCCTACAAACTGGACCAATGACCACAGATCTTATTTCTACAGTAACAGGAGAATTTGTTTCCACAGGAGATTTCAACACTGGTCACTACTGGGCAAAGAACATTAGAGAACCCGTGGCCTTTGAGCAGGCAGTAAAAGCATCTGTTTTTGGCAAGAAAGATCTTGTATTTCTAGAAATTGGTCCCAGAAGGGCACTACAAAGGAACATTATAGAGATTTTAGGATCTGAGACACTAATATTTCCCATAGTGCAACCAGCTAAGGACTACGAGACTCTGCTTACTGTGGTGGCCAAACTGTTTGAGCTAGGCTTTGACATCAGCTGGGAACAGTTTTATCAAGGGAACGAGACTCTGCCAAGCCCTTACCCAAGGTACCAGTTTGATCGCATCAAGAAGGAGGTATCTTTTGAAATGGTACGCCAAGGTAAAGAAACCGTGGGAAGCTTGGCTCATCCTGTTCTCCATTGCGTTGGGAACAATGGCACAGAGTTTGTGTGTGACATTTCTATTGATAGCTCGCCTTACGTTTATGACCATAAAAACAATGGCATTGCAATTGTGCCTGGTGCTCTGTATGTAGAACTTGGACTGGCCGCTGTCTTTGCTAGCCTGAAACCAAAGTTGCCTCTGAGATCCCTTCGGATCAGTGCTGACTTTCACAGTCCTTGCATTGTAAATCAGAATTTTATTGAGCTGAAGCTTCAACTGGAGCCGTTTGACGGAGAGACAACATTTAACATTAATTCGTCAAAGACAACATTTGCATCCGGCAGTGTTCAACATAACAGTTTAGTACATGAAAAGAACATCTTAGTGAAAGAGATCTACAAAAGGTGTACAATAATAGTGAAATCTGATGAGGTTTATGAAAAACTTTTCCAAGCAGGATTCCAGTATGGACCTGTATTCAGGCAACTCAGGGAGGTGAATTATGGAAAGGAATTCGAGGAAGCCATCACAAAGGTTAAAGTCCCAGTAGAGGTCCTAGAAGAGCTCCACGAATACTGCATTCATCCAGtaattttagactatttcatgcAAATGACAGCTGTTGTTGTGATGAGTAGTTCCAAACCCAGACCAGGATTTCCTTCAGCTGTTGGAAGTTTAATTGTTTCTCAGCCTCTACAGGAGGACATGTTTCTGTACctaagaacaacaaaagaaacaccTGAGATCTGTGAAGTGTGTGGAGCTTTCACAAACGAAGAGGGCCTTGTGTTAGCTGAACTCCAGCAAGTAACCATCCGATTTTTGGGAACACACAATTCAGTTGTGTCTAAGTTCTTCTACCAGAATAACTGGAAGGTGGTCACAGAAAAACCGGTGTCACAAATTGCACCTACAGCCTTGGTGTTTGCAGATCTGCTAGGTGTTGCCAGGACTTTAAAGGCATACTTGGATCCAAAATCTGTATTTGTTTCACAGAAAAGACAAGACCAGGGGTCCACAGTTGAGATTAATGAATTATTAACAAAGTCTAACATCCAGGTCAATGGTCGCAGCTTTGACATGATTTTGTTCCTCTGGGGTATTCAAAACCTTAGTGATCTAAGCTCACAAATGGTACTTGAGCATATAGTAAGTTGTTGTGAGGCTTATCGCCAGATGATActctatttaaaagaaaataacctGACATTTCCAGTCAGAACCATTACATACAGAACAAGTGAATGGACCGTTGATCATATAAATCCAGGCTTTGCACTGTCTGGTATGACCAGGGCCTGTGCGGCAGAAATTGCTAGTCTCTCCTTCCAGCTGATTGATGTTTCATCTGTCAGCAATGAGGACATCTGTGCTCTGGCAGAAGTCATTTCTTCATACGATGGTAAACATTTTCCAGAAGTTGCAATAAATAAGGGTCACATTTACACAGCTGACATTAGTCGCACACCCATCAACATTTCAAATGATGTCAGACCGAAGATTTCTAATCCACCTTCTGAGAGTGTGGTACTCCGCACAACAGATCCCTACAACATTACTGGTCTGTATGCTGAGCTCACTACTGACAATGAGAAGCCCCCAGGGAGACAGTCTGTAAAGGTTCAAATTAAGAAGATTTGCCTTCATTCGTGTGACTTCTTTCCAGTCAGCTTTTCCGATTTGAGCTTTGCTCAGACGCTGTATTGGAATAAACACGCATCAACTGGACACAATCTGTTAGTGTTGGATTTCTGTGGTGTAATTGCCGGCGTGGGAAGGGATGTAAAAAAATGGAAAGTAGGAGATCCAATCGTTTCCTGTTTCCCCACGATGGCGTCATCACAAGTTATTCTACCCGACTCTGTATGTTATGATGGGCACAAATTTCCATCTCTCATGGAAACTCCATGTCTATCCCACTTTATACTGTCATGGGAAATATTACAAATAACTTTACCAAAAGTAAAGCAACAAAAACAGTTAGCTATTTTTACCTCTGCACCTGAGTCAAGCTTAACAAAAGTTTTACAGTTTTCTGCTGGTAGATCTGGATGGATGGTATCAGTTGAGCATTATTCACAACGCCAACTCAACAAATATGATGCTGTGGTTGTTTTGCCCCCTTACGACACACAAGTTCTTCAAGAAGTTTGTGTTTCCACTGCCAAACACATTGTTATAGTGTGTGAGAACCACGGGACTCATCCATTGTCTAAGAATCTCCTCAGATTTGAAAGTGAAGAAACTCATGTTCACGTCCTTCAAGTCTCCCATATTTTTCAAAAGGCTTTCTTAAAGAAGCACAAAATCGATGTCTACAAGTGGATGAAATCGATCAAACTAGGTACAAAGGACTTGAACCTCAACGGTAAATGCTTGCAAAGCACTGTCTATTCCTGTAGTGAGACAATGTCCCTCGAGCATCCAGGATCGTACTTCACTACTAAGTCCATCCCATTGGTAATTATGGATAAGGTATTAGAAAACAGGGATATTTCTTGTATTCCAGTCCATCAGAatcaaagaatgttttttaaaaagaattcagtTTACATAGTGACTGGTGGTCTGTCAGGACTGGGATTTGAGACTGTGAAGTTCATTGCCCAGCGGGGAGGTGGCTACATTGTTATTCTGTCCAGAACTGGCCCAAATCCTCAGAGACAGTTAGATATTGCAAATCTGAACAACATGTTTGGAACGACCATCTCCAGTATCTGCTGTGATGTAGGCATTCTCAGAGACGTTGAGAAGGCAGTTGCTGCCATCAGACATACTTTCCCCAAAGTTCCAATCCGAGGGGTTTTTCACAGTGCAGTGGTCCTACATGATGGATTGATACAGACTTTGAACAAATCTCACTATGAGCAAGTTATGAGGCCTAAAGTTGCAGGGGTCCTGAATCTTCATAACACTACAAGTCACTGTCAGCTAGATTATTTTGTGTGTTACTCTTCTATCACTTCATTTGTTGGAAACTCAGCCCAAACCAACTATGCTGCCGCAAATTCATTTCTGGACACCTTCTGCCATTACCGAAGACGGCTGGGACTTTCAGGCCAGTCGATTAACTGGGGGGCCTTGAATCTTGGACTTTTGTTAAACAAAGATTCCTTCCAAAGGTTCCTTGAATCCAAAGGAATGATGATCATGGAGTCATCAGAAATTCTCGAAGGACTTGAAAACTGTTTGCTCCAGGACAATCCTCAACAAGCTGTCTGTAAGTTTAACTTTACGAATTTAAACAACCATGTGCTTTCTCAAAACGCCTCCCTTCGAAGGCGCTTTTTTACTGTCGTAACAGAAGAGCTGAAAAATATGAAGGCAAATGTGCAACAGGACTTGCAAGTCAACTCAGCCTCCAGTCCTGATATTTACATTAAGTCTCTGATTTGTGAAATCACGCACACTAACACAGAAGAGCTAAAAGAAGATACTTCTCTCTACATCCTTGGAATTGATTCCATGCTGGCAATGACCCTGCAAAATCGTGTATTCCAAGAGAGGAATGTGGAGCTTCCTCTGATTACTTTACTTGATTCGAACACAACTGTTTCAATGTTGATATCATTGCTACGGGAAACTGGGCAAGAAGAGCAGCAACTTTCATTAAAGGAGAGCGAAATAAATGATAGCGAGGGTGAAGGAACTTGGTTTTAA